A genomic segment from Hypomesus transpacificus isolate Combined female chromosome 13, fHypTra1, whole genome shotgun sequence encodes:
- the LOC124475531 gene encoding phosphatidylethanolamine N-methyltransferase-like isoform X4 — MCINGANVVATPPVLDCCGGFNNVDYSKVDLSVMDKVLGLVDVCDPRFCVAVIAILFNPFFWNVMARWEHRTRGLTRLLGGPYLACYCLGFLIILLNVYRSHSITVAMRAQVRWEVLSSQEVFYLGAALMVLGSVLVVTSFLALGFTGTFLGDYFGILMDQKVTSFPFNVTENPMYWGSTANYLGLALM, encoded by the exons atgtgtattAACGGCGCTAACGTGGTCGCGACTCCTCCCGTGCTGGATTGTTGTGGAGGGTTTAATAACGTGGATTACAGCAAG gtGGACCTGTCAGTCATGGACAAGGTTCTGGGGCTCGTAGATGTGTGTGATCCCAGGTTCTGTGTGGCCGTCATCGCCATCCTCTTCAACCCTTTCTTTTGGAATGTG atggcgCGCTGGGAGCACAGGACCAGGGGTCTGACCAGGTTGCTTGGAGGTCCTTACCTGGCCTGCTACTGCTTAGGCTTCCTCATCATACTGCTAAATGTCTACCGCAGCCACAG TATTACAGTGGCGATGAGGGCCCAGGTGAGGTGGGAGGTGTTGTCCAGCCAGGAGGTCTTCTACCTGGGGGCAGCTCTCATGGTGCTGGGGTCTGTCCTGGTGGTGACCAGTTTCCTGGCACTGGGGTTTACCGGAACCTTCCTTG gaGACTACTTTGGTATCCTGATGGATCAGAAGGTAACCAGCTTTCCTTTCAATGTGACAGAAAACCCCATGTACTGGGGCAGCACTGCCAACTACCTGGGCCTGGCActcatgtaa